A window of Hymenobacter aerilatus contains these coding sequences:
- a CDS encoding MDR family MFS transporter, with amino-acid sequence MTETLSHREKLLTLAGVLLAMFLGALDQTIVSTALPRIVEDLNGLDRFTWVATAYLVASTTLVPIYGKLADMYPRRTLEIIVVIIFLIGSALCGLAGEFGPLPLLGDGMNQLVIFRGIQGLGGAGLFALAFIIIADLFPPAERGKYQGFTGAVFGTSSVLGPFLGGLLTDHGTGWIPGVAGWRLVFYVNLPLGALALWFILTYMPKLAPQETGKRLDYLAALLLLLGLVPLVVALQLNKATYPWTSPITLGLLAGATVALVLFVLRSLRSDNPILAFSLFENPVFRAANVAIFLLGGAFLGLVIFVPLFMVNVLGVSATKAGISLIPQSLGVVTGSVLAGQMVSRFGHYKYWMLGGGVVLLAGLGLLATMPEDVSYTRVLVYLAICGIGLGPTMPLYTLAIQNAVEPPLMGQATSASQFFRQIGGAITTALLGTVLTLTLAQALPATAETAAGAASRTAATTGEGPALPSELASTPGGAGTSPAVRHAFSTAIQRVYLVVIVLAALGWAATWFVPERPLRKTNEVGEPDVAG; translated from the coding sequence ATGACGGAGACCCTCTCCCATCGCGAAAAACTCCTGACGCTGGCCGGCGTGCTACTGGCTATGTTTCTGGGCGCACTCGATCAGACCATCGTTTCCACGGCCCTACCCCGCATTGTAGAAGACCTCAACGGCCTCGACCGTTTCACGTGGGTGGCCACGGCTTACCTGGTGGCCAGCACCACGCTGGTGCCCATCTACGGCAAGCTGGCCGACATGTACCCACGCCGCACCCTGGAAATTATAGTGGTCATCATCTTCCTGATTGGCTCGGCGCTGTGCGGACTGGCCGGCGAGTTTGGCCCCCTACCCCTGCTGGGCGACGGCATGAACCAACTGGTCATTTTCCGGGGGATTCAGGGGCTGGGCGGTGCGGGACTGTTTGCGCTGGCGTTCATCATCATTGCCGACTTGTTTCCGCCAGCTGAGCGGGGTAAATACCAAGGGTTTACGGGGGCGGTGTTCGGCACATCGTCGGTGCTGGGGCCGTTTCTGGGCGGGTTGCTGACGGACCACGGCACCGGCTGGATTCCGGGCGTGGCGGGTTGGCGACTGGTGTTCTACGTGAACCTGCCGCTGGGCGCGCTGGCCCTGTGGTTTATCCTAACCTACATGCCCAAGCTGGCTCCCCAGGAAACCGGCAAACGGCTCGATTACCTGGCAGCGCTACTGCTGTTGCTGGGGCTGGTGCCGCTGGTGGTGGCCTTGCAGCTCAACAAAGCTACCTACCCCTGGACCTCCCCCATCACGCTGGGGCTGCTGGCGGGGGCGACTGTGGCCCTCGTGCTGTTCGTGCTTCGCTCCCTGCGTTCCGACAATCCCATTCTGGCCTTTAGTCTGTTTGAGAATCCGGTGTTTCGGGCGGCCAACGTGGCTATTTTTCTGCTGGGTGGTGCGTTTCTGGGACTAGTGATTTTTGTGCCCTTGTTTATGGTGAACGTGCTGGGCGTATCGGCCACGAAAGCCGGCATCAGCCTGATTCCGCAGTCGTTGGGGGTTGTGACGGGCTCCGTGTTGGCCGGGCAAATGGTGTCACGCTTTGGTCATTATAAGTACTGGATGCTGGGCGGCGGTGTGGTGTTGCTCGCGGGCCTTGGCCTACTGGCTACCATGCCCGAGGACGTTTCGTACACGCGCGTGCTGGTGTACCTGGCCATTTGCGGGATTGGGCTGGGGCCTACCATGCCGCTCTACACGCTGGCTATTCAGAATGCCGTGGAGCCGCCGCTGATGGGGCAAGCCACCTCTGCCAGTCAGTTTTTCCGGCAAATTGGTGGGGCCATTACCACGGCTTTGCTGGGTACGGTGCTCACGCTCACGCTAGCCCAGGCCCTACCCGCCACGGCGGAAACGGCCGCTGGTGCCGCCTCGCGCACGGCTGCTACCACCGGCGAAGGCCCGGCCCTACCCTCTGAGCTGGCCAGCACCCCCGGCGGGGCGGGCACCTCGCCGGCCGTACGGCACGCGTTTTCAACAGCCATTCAGCGAGTGTATCTGGTGGTGATTGTACTGGCCGCGCTGGGCTGGGCGGCCACGTGGTTTGTGCCCGAGCGGCCCCTGCGCAAAACCAACGAAGTAGGCGAACCCGACGTGGCCGGGTAG
- a CDS encoding sulfite exporter TauE/SafE family protein: MIATSTIALLCGFAFLAGFIDSIVGGGGLIQTPAMLLLLPGVPVPTVLGTGKVSSMMGTLIALRRYAGQVPIRWRVVGLAAGTAGVFALLGARAVSHLPQDLVRPLVLGLLVVIAVYTFWRKDFGQLHAPRLSAQRELLYGLLIGVGLGFYDGFFGPGMGSMLLFAFVGLFGYDFLTASGSAKMVNAATNFTSLAYFAITGHIIYRVALPMAACNMLGATLGSRLALKKGVGFVRVLFLVVVSGVILKLAWEMVK, translated from the coding sequence ATGATTGCCACAAGTACCATTGCCCTGCTATGCGGATTTGCCTTTCTGGCCGGTTTCATCGACTCCATCGTGGGCGGCGGCGGCCTGATTCAAACGCCTGCCATGCTCCTGCTGCTGCCCGGCGTGCCAGTGCCCACGGTGCTGGGCACTGGTAAGGTATCGTCGATGATGGGGACGCTGATTGCGCTTCGCCGCTACGCTGGGCAGGTGCCCATCCGGTGGCGGGTGGTAGGGCTGGCGGCGGGCACGGCCGGCGTTTTTGCGCTGCTGGGCGCGCGGGCCGTGAGCCACCTACCGCAGGATTTGGTGCGGCCGTTGGTGCTGGGGCTGCTGGTGGTTATTGCCGTGTATACCTTCTGGCGCAAAGATTTTGGGCAGCTGCACGCCCCGCGCCTGTCTGCCCAACGTGAGCTGCTCTACGGCTTGCTGATAGGGGTAGGGCTGGGCTTCTACGACGGCTTTTTCGGGCCGGGCATGGGCAGTATGTTGCTGTTTGCGTTCGTAGGCTTGTTTGGCTACGATTTTCTCACGGCGTCCGGTTCAGCCAAAATGGTGAATGCCGCCACCAACTTCACTAGCCTCGCTTACTTCGCCATCACCGGCCATATCATCTACCGTGTGGCCCTACCCATGGCCGCCTGCAACATGCTGGGCGCCACCCTGGGCTCCCGCCTCGCCCTGAAAAAAGGGGTAGGCTTTGTGCGGGTATTGTTTCTGGTGGTAGTCAGCGGCGTGATTCTGAAGCTGGCCTGGGAGATGGTGAAATAG
- a CDS encoding SDR family NAD(P)-dependent oxidoreductase, whose translation MKRETRNNWLTALGAGALLAAATLYTNRRGSYELRNRVVLITGGSRGLGLLLARQAVAEGAKVAICARDADELERAQRELTAEGGEVVALVRDLTDPVAVRTLVTEVQGHLGPIDVLINNAGIISTGPLDNLDERDFQDSMNTHFWAPLHAMQAVLPDMRRRGEGRIVNIASLGGKVAVPHLIPYSASKFALVGLSEGFRSELSQHGIKVTTVCPGLMRTGSPRNAIVKGQHRKEYAWFMIADSLPAVSMNAETAARQIWNACRRGDAELILGLPAKLLATFHGLFPGLAADVLGWVNQTLPGPAGDLGDVRRRGSELESDITRSWITTLTREAEEENNQR comes from the coding sequence ATGAAACGAGAAACCCGAAACAACTGGCTGACTGCCTTGGGCGCGGGTGCCCTGCTAGCCGCCGCTACCCTCTACACCAACCGCCGGGGCAGCTATGAGCTGCGCAACCGGGTAGTACTCATCACGGGCGGCTCGCGCGGGCTAGGTCTGCTGCTGGCTCGCCAAGCCGTAGCCGAAGGCGCTAAAGTCGCCATCTGCGCCCGCGACGCCGACGAACTGGAACGTGCTCAGCGTGAGCTGACGGCTGAAGGCGGCGAGGTGGTGGCTCTGGTGCGCGACCTCACCGACCCCGTAGCCGTGCGCACGCTCGTGACGGAAGTGCAGGGGCATCTCGGGCCGATTGATGTGCTCATCAACAATGCCGGCATCATCTCCACCGGCCCCCTCGATAACCTGGATGAGCGCGACTTTCAGGATTCGATGAACACGCACTTCTGGGCGCCCCTGCACGCCATGCAGGCCGTACTGCCCGATATGCGCCGCCGGGGCGAAGGTCGAATTGTGAATATTGCCTCGCTGGGGGGCAAAGTGGCCGTGCCGCATCTGATACCCTACAGCGCCAGCAAGTTTGCCCTGGTAGGACTCTCGGAAGGGTTTCGGAGCGAGCTGAGCCAGCACGGCATCAAAGTTACCACCGTGTGCCCTGGCCTGATGCGCACGGGCAGCCCGCGCAATGCCATCGTGAAGGGCCAGCACCGCAAGGAGTACGCCTGGTTTATGATTGCCGATTCGCTGCCGGCCGTTTCCATGAACGCTGAAACGGCGGCCCGTCAGATCTGGAACGCCTGCCGCCGCGGCGACGCCGAGTTGATTCTGGGCCTGCCCGCCAAGCTGCTGGCTACCTTCCACGGCCTGTTCCCCGGCCTAGCTGCCGACGTGCTAGGGTGGGTCAACCAAACCCTACCCGGTCCCGCCGGCGACCTGGGCGACGTACGCCGCCGCGGCAGCGAATTGGAGTCCGACATCACGCGCTCCTGGATAACTACCCTGACACGGGAAGCGGAGGAAGAGAATAATCAGCGCTAG
- a CDS encoding tetratricopeptide repeat-containing sensor histidine kinase has protein sequence MARQYPFGLCWILLLLLYPLAGSSQTVPLPPVPDSLRTVVSVSSPPTAAALLRVAQAYMGPFDSAGVVGYARAAERAAYQTQQPHIAGQALDLRGDYYRQAGRPALALPLLQRAGQQLATAPTRLRAENRYHLGMALGDLGQPGRALVLYGEASRLDPTNRELQAQLLNSTGLIYARQSRLDSAAACFFRSLRRAEGLPAGTGPAAATLGNLGRVYLRQGRWRESARYLRQGMALEAADLDTMGLASSWQFLGEALLGQPDSLAAALACFRRSERLARRSHLANYLPTAWLLLGRAYEQRGQPDSAQHYLTRAVAAQQARGAAGVLAPALMALAEFRGRQGQWAAAEQAAQRAEVAPGATLPLRAQGWEVRRRAALARHDYPAAYAALVRQQAVLDSVRARDNQQLTELMRAAYETDEAELQVSALRHEGELLRLRQQRLLLVLVLGAVLLLAGAGLGLSAYRRRQLRRELALRTRLSADLHDEVGGLLTQISMQTNLLGAGLYSPDEQQAHLQEVATASRAAAAQLQDVVWGYDAHNDTTGSLLDRMRDYAYELLGGGERTLLFTADAAQLPPQLPMETRRALYLIFKEALHNVAKHAPLAQQVSVALAAEEAGLVLTVADDAPAPTKVPRASGHGLRNMAARAEAVGGSCITGYGAVPNQPGWGVQVRVPVG, from the coding sequence ATGGCACGACAGTATCCATTTGGTTTATGCTGGATTCTACTGTTGCTGCTATACCCACTTGCTGGTTCCAGCCAAACCGTACCACTTCCGCCGGTTCCGGACAGTTTGCGCACCGTAGTATCGGTTAGTAGTCCTCCAACGGCCGCGGCGCTGTTGCGGGTAGCGCAGGCGTATATGGGGCCGTTCGACTCGGCCGGGGTGGTAGGGTACGCGCGCGCGGCTGAGCGGGCGGCCTATCAAACCCAGCAGCCCCACATTGCCGGGCAGGCCCTGGATCTGCGTGGCGACTATTATCGGCAGGCCGGCAGGCCGGCGCTGGCGCTGCCGTTGCTGCAACGCGCCGGGCAGCAACTCGCCACAGCCCCGACCCGGCTGCGGGCCGAAAACCGCTACCACTTGGGCATGGCCCTGGGTGACCTAGGCCAGCCCGGCCGGGCCCTGGTGCTGTACGGGGAAGCCAGCCGTCTGGACCCTACCAACCGCGAGCTGCAGGCACAGCTGCTGAACTCCACGGGCCTGATTTATGCCCGGCAAAGCCGCCTCGACTCGGCGGCCGCCTGCTTTTTTCGTTCGTTGCGGCGGGCCGAGGGCCTGCCAGCGGGCACCGGCCCCGCGGCCGCTACACTAGGTAATCTAGGGCGGGTATACCTGCGGCAGGGCCGCTGGCGCGAGTCGGCTCGCTACCTGCGCCAGGGTATGGCTCTGGAAGCGGCTGACCTCGACACGATGGGCCTGGCCTCTTCCTGGCAGTTCTTGGGCGAGGCGCTGCTAGGCCAGCCCGATAGCCTCGCGGCAGCGTTGGCTTGTTTCCGGCGTTCGGAGCGGCTGGCCCGGCGCAGCCACTTAGCCAACTACCTGCCCACGGCCTGGCTGCTGCTGGGCCGGGCCTACGAGCAGCGCGGCCAGCCCGACTCGGCCCAGCACTATCTAACGCGGGCCGTGGCGGCCCAGCAGGCGCGTGGGGCGGCGGGGGTGCTGGCCCCAGCCCTGATGGCCCTGGCTGAGTTTCGGGGGCGGCAGGGCCAGTGGGCGGCCGCCGAGCAGGCCGCCCAGCGTGCCGAAGTGGCCCCCGGTGCCACCCTGCCCCTGCGGGCCCAGGGCTGGGAAGTGCGCCGCCGCGCCGCCCTGGCCCGCCACGACTACCCGGCCGCCTACGCCGCTTTGGTGCGCCAGCAAGCCGTGCTGGATTCCGTGCGTGCCCGCGACAATCAGCAACTTACGGAGCTGATGCGGGCCGCGTACGAAACCGACGAAGCCGAATTGCAGGTAAGTGCCTTGCGCCACGAAGGCGAGCTGCTGCGCCTGCGCCAGCAGCGACTCCTGTTGGTGCTGGTGCTGGGTGCGGTGCTGCTGCTGGCGGGCGCGGGGTTGGGGCTGAGTGCCTATCGCCGCCGCCAGCTGCGCCGTGAGCTGGCTTTGCGCACTCGGCTCTCGGCCGATTTGCACGACGAGGTAGGAGGCTTGCTGACGCAGATTTCGATGCAAACCAACCTGCTGGGGGCCGGACTCTACTCGCCCGATGAGCAGCAAGCGCACCTGCAGGAAGTAGCCACGGCCAGCCGTGCCGCCGCCGCCCAATTGCAAGACGTGGTGTGGGGCTACGATGCCCACAACGACACGACCGGTAGCCTGCTCGACCGCATGCGCGACTACGCTTACGAGCTACTGGGTGGTGGCGAGCGGACCCTGCTCTTCACGGCCGACGCGGCCCAGCTGCCGCCGCAGCTACCCATGGAAACGCGCCGGGCCCTGTACCTGATTTTCAAGGAAGCCCTGCACAACGTGGCCAAACACGCTCCGCTGGCCCAGCAAGTAAGCGTGGCGCTGGCTGCCGAAGAAGCCGGGCTGGTGCTGACCGTGGCCGACGATGCCCCGGCCCCGACCAAGGTACCACGGGCCAGCGGCCACGGCCTACGCAACATGGCGGCCCGGGCCGAAGCCGTGGGCGGCAGTTGCATCACTGGCTACGGTGCCGTGCCCAATCAGCCCGGCTGGGGCGTGCAGGTGCGCGTGCCAGTGGGGTAA
- a CDS encoding response regulator, whose product MSLPLAIIEDLPAVRRGLETYLCAQPEFSCTLVVGSVEEFLEKIGQEATLPRLVLSDIGLPGRSGIEGVALIKQRLPQTEVVLLTATMGDPARVFQGLCAGAVGFFLKTTPLPELKAGLLAVAEGGSSMSPAVAREVVKYFQPAPDPTQVLSARELQVVRAIEQGLSYKLIADQLGISLNTVRRHIKSVYAKLHINSKGELLARNVRRG is encoded by the coding sequence ATGTCGTTACCCCTGGCTATCATCGAAGACCTACCCGCCGTGCGTCGGGGGCTGGAAACCTACCTCTGCGCCCAGCCCGAGTTCAGCTGCACGCTGGTAGTGGGCTCGGTGGAGGAGTTTCTGGAGAAAATCGGGCAGGAGGCCACCCTGCCGCGGCTGGTGCTTTCCGATATTGGCCTACCCGGCCGCTCGGGCATCGAGGGCGTGGCCCTCATCAAGCAGCGCCTACCCCAGACGGAGGTGGTGCTGCTCACGGCCACCATGGGCGACCCGGCCCGCGTGTTTCAGGGCCTGTGCGCTGGGGCGGTGGGCTTCTTTCTGAAAACCACCCCACTGCCCGAGTTGAAAGCCGGCCTGCTGGCCGTGGCCGAAGGCGGCAGCAGCATGAGCCCGGCCGTGGCCCGCGAGGTGGTGAAATACTTCCAGCCCGCGCCCGACCCCACGCAGGTACTCTCTGCCCGCGAGCTGCAAGTGGTGCGCGCCATCGAGCAGGGCCTGAGCTACAAGCTCATTGCCGATCAGCTCGGTATCAGCCTCAATACGGTGCGCCGCCACATCAAGAGCGTGTACGCCAAGCTGCACATCAACAGCAAAGGCGAACTGCTGGCCCGCAACGTGCGCCGCGGTTAA